In Paralichthys olivaceus isolate ysfri-2021 chromosome 13, ASM2471397v2, whole genome shotgun sequence, the following are encoded in one genomic region:
- the LOC109633262 gene encoding zinc finger protein 436 — protein MKSVKKKSRLNKAKKEETQHYEVIVKSETEPGLGGELEAGEEVYTNGDGLNIRIKEEPHAQEICEEAGGDTSSCPGIRPDSVTSCSDVQHLQGHVKDECDSPDHQPGCEPTGAAVKQEAESWIKEDSDSKEEEAGNIQEDYEEKEEVSTESSSDFFPCPHCTISFTDLDFLEKHVKWVHQKEYLDKLKKCLSSRTINLIPKHRCTVCSSTFNSKVKLRLHVSEVHPSAPPRRLHPCPTCARSFQYLKNLKNHCQRWHNMSVVTRGGHLSCADCGKSFKATWGQGPHLCHEPVNTEPEDKPICLDTGVQCPKCGKKVRTPQSLEDHMRTHTGDRPFVCKDCGRRFVEHSGWRQHMKIHTGEKSFKCQVCGKTFSRSHHLKSHLTTHSGKKEYSCSECGKEFGFKSSLVLHLRTHSTERPFHCNVCGKNFNTPRNLRVHTKLHTNEKAHQCGDCGLKTVDLGALKIHLRTHTGERPYHCTVCGNRFIRLAHLRNHQRTHTGERPYKCTECDKSFTQSGDLVKHKRIHSGEKPFECPECHRRYTTSGDLGKHRRSHSNLRPYTCQECGKSFRLSGHLKTHMLTHTGEKPYSCPNCLRRFARSHHLSGHVAKCR, from the exons ATGAAATCTGTCAAAAAGAAATCTCGGCTcaacaaagcaaagaaagaggagacGCAACACTATGAGGTCATTGTGAAATCTGAGACAGAGCCAGGGCTGGGGGGTGAGCTGGAGGCAGGCGAGGAGGTTTACACGAACGGAGATGGTCTCAACATCCGAATCAAGGAGGAGCCACATGCGCAGGAGATCTGCGAGGAGGCAGGAGGCGACACGTCGAGCTGTCCAGGCATCAGACCTGACTCTGTGACATCCTGCTCAGATGTTCAACATCTGCAGGGACACGTGAAGGACGAGTGCGACTCTCCTGACCATCAGCCAGGGTGTGAACCCACCGGAGCTGCCGTCaagcaggaggcagagtcgtGGATTAAAGAGGACAGCGacagcaaggaggaggaggcaggcaACATCCAGGAGGATtatgaggagaaagaggaggtcTCCACAG AGTCATCGTCTGACTTCTTTCCCTGTCCTCACTGCACCATCTCCTTTACTGACTTGGACTTCCTGGAAAAGCACGTCAAGTGGGTCCATCAGAAAGAGTATCTCgacaaactgaaaaaatgcCTCTCAAGCCGCACGATAAACCTCATTCCCAAACACAGGTGCACTGTTTGCAGCAGCACCTTTAACTCTAAAGTAAAACTTAGACTACATGTAAGTGAAGTCCATCCTTCTGCCCCTCCGCGCAGGCTCCATCCCTGCCCAACCTGTGCACGTAGCTTCCAGTACCTGAAGAATCTGAAGAATCACTGTCAGCGCTGGCACAACATGTCTGTGGTTACCCGAGGGGGGCATCTGAGCTGCGCTGACTGTGGGAAGAGTTTCAAAGCTACCTGGGGCCAAGGGCCTCATTTGTGTCATGAACCAGTTAACACAGAACCTGAGGACAAGCCAATCTGTCTGGACACTGGTGTGCAGTGTCCCAAATGTGGCAAGAAGGTGCGCACACCTCAAAGTCTGGAGGATCACATGCGCACCCACACAGGTGACCGGCCATTTGTCTGTAAAGATTGTGGCAGGAGGTTTGTAGAGCACAGCGGTTGGCGGCaacacatgaaaatacacaCCGGGGAGAAGTCATTCAAATGTCAGGTGTGTGGGAAAACCTTTTCAAGATCGCATCACCTCAAGTCCCACTTAACGACACACTCTGGCAAGAAGGAATATTCTTGCTCTGAATGTGGAAAGGAGTTTGGATTCAAGTCAAGTCTGGTTCTCCATCTCAGGACACATTCCACTGAGAGACCCTTCCACTGCAATGTGTGCGGGAAGAACTTTAACACCCCGAGAAATCTGAGGGTTCACACCAAACTCCACACCAATGAGAAAGCTCACCAGTGCGGCGACTGTGGGCTGAAGACTGTAGATCTCGGGGCATTGAAAATACACCTGCGGACACACACTGGAGAAAGGCCTTACCACTGCACAGTCTGTGGAAATAGGTTTATTCGCCTTGCACATTTGCGAAATCACCAACGCACCCACACTGGTGAAAGACCCTACAAATGCACCGAATGCGACAAGAGTTTCACTCAGTCCGGCGACCTGGTGAAGCATAAACGGATACACTCTGGGGAAAAGCCCTTCGAATGCCCAGAATGCCACCGCCGATACACTACCTCTGGCGATCTGGGCAAGCACAGGAGGAGTCATTCTAACCTGCGTCCCTACACGTGTCAAGAATGCGGGAAAAGCTTTCGTTTGTCAGGGCATTTGAAAACTCACATGTTAACGCACACGGGGGAGAAACCGTATTCCTGCCCCAACTGTCTCCGCAGGTTTGCTCGCTCTCACCATCTTTCTGGACATGTGGCTAAATGTCGCTGA
- the megf8 gene encoding multiple epidermal growth factor-like domains protein 8, whose translation MGPKRRELAVPVMASPLPVSFILGFLLLAKSPLCQAGDCKGHRQVLRGTPGYVTDGPGNYSVNGNCEWLIKAPSNSHRIVLNFTFMDTECTYDYLFVYDGDSYQSPLLASLSGNTLPQPIEAKSGKMLLHLFSDANYNLLGFNATYTFSLCPGACGGHGRCDSSTSKCQCHQDWGGAACTTPLCSKDCSVNGQCDKKGERCLCNAGFLGHSCQLDLHDDNGVGQWWRVSEGNPYTPPRTGSAGVYLSSTAAMYLFGGFDLNRALGDLIKYNFTSNQWESRSYGHYPVARHSHTAVEWMGNMVIFGGELANGSLASDVWMYRPLQDDWQQLGFSSTRGAPRLANHAAAVVEDYLYIFGGRTEEDMFSSSLYRFGLRGSGRWETVQPTGGKPPATAGHSMVFHSPSRTLLVYGGHRPTTARFSVRVNNTDVFHVDRRFWTSFRSRFPATGPRERAFHSATVIGNYMVVYGGNVHIHYHEEKCYDEEIFFYHLGCHQWVSTGERWSLRGDAVRGRYSHVAAVMEGRVLLVAGGYSSVARADLVAYKVPLFVSSDQGDRDAVCAEALDESMCLKNPECSWCEGRCREYQPTNPCGSTGCLGLARFLSDCQSCLVFSGTPAFLARAPGEFGWCVQNESCLPVSERSACRVDQISGAYGWWGERTLFLTSLHSCRTENFVPGLHLLTFQHPRNDSQPDKVSILRSTTITLSPTTEMNVALQFRGFIHPLWGAPPPATPPTDTVSMWARIQRLHFEAQMASGPNSSQLEVVGRWAAQQEKDLKPLSRTDGSKLFSNLTRGNHYLVQAEGYLNNSGSGQTSEMALIWNRTLPGGSEISFLFLEPYRSGSCSVYMSCLACLSDQSCGWCPSLSRCLLRDGPDLESCPEREMGEENEDQRHLLLSPQQCTLCEEYRDCSACTQDPYCEWQINSSKKGDYQCSRRGRLDGSIRDPRGCPRVCNQRKTCGECLSNSSQCAWCESAQACFYFAAYLTKYPYGECRDWYDSVHSVPQCKQCSALNTCTDCLRIFQCGWCGDYNNPTIGKCLRGDWAGMDDPSVYNCSVAVAEARAANPEPQTSAPPRPLEMEMELELLEDEEQDAIWSYPTCPDVEECRLGLHNCHLFATCINTPTSYECHCERGYTGDGTLHCNQTCYNECREGQCSGSPRFECECSLGWTSDPATLVLSGVECDVDCGCNFHSTCITAPGICDECQDWTTGPHCEHCRPGSFGSALAGGSGCVPCECNGHGDPVQGYCHNQTGQCYCTHNTQGPHCESCLPGYYGDPRNNGTCYRQCQGRSVLLSPTSSSTMPLSSSLGWRSGTEGKGGLSHCLWVLSVTENLAPCMPRQLCPPVALTLHPDSHTFCKSSYVYVFDGLPRFLANGVVHSDHNLIGAFCGTTRTQPITVEATSGVISVYFEANVSSNKPQGFNASFWVRRCHQSSDEGDEGSLVCPGGAQCQSGLCQCPKGYGGPHCDRPICSQDCGIAEGRGACNTSLGVCVCSDGWAGSDCSVPRDSNSLVWETLLDTQLTVNQAHRFLHRMGHSLLSEPQGNLWMYGGLSLSEGILGNVYRYSVLERRWTQMLTSSAEEGSTPSPRYHHSSALLTSHDLGSGSHGASHSFMLVVGGVTQNGVAMDTWSLNLSSLVWREHKNSVLPPVAGHTLTVRRDSSVLLIGGYSPENGFNHHLLEFSPHSGNWTIALHTGTPPTGLYGHSAVYHEQTDAIYVFGGYRFHVETVEPSGELYSLYYPNLTWSLLVPSQGNKPLSRFFHTAALIKDTMVIVGGRTEAEDYSNSVSLYQINCNTWIQPVSAIGDPVNRSVSLAMTSWDGCLFLSGGFNGVTLGRLLTLTVPSDPCGLLPTPEACNSTTGSCVWCRGSCAASDTAERMGCFTGQSPCSPTPRQPDQCRRLKTCSECLARHPKTFSSQSQAALQCKWCTNCPEGACISSSVSCTSEHDCRINQREIFLSSNCTETSCEASDCPKCTASGKCMWTRQFKRTGETRRILSVNPTYDWTCFSYALLNVSPMQVESSPPLPCPPPCHTLHNCSLCLGSRGSDGGWQHCVWSMALQQCMSPSFVPLRCEAGQCGRLLSGGDSCSPQCSQLTQCSHCIARPQCGWCASRGGNGAGRCLQGGLDGVSEGVCPLRNSSWSFLHCPEEDECANSHHHCNSTQDCHNLPQGYHCTCKQGYILSSISGQCEPVCAQGCVNGTCESPGVCRCHFGFVGDNCSSQCSCNKHSNCAGVNKPDVCLECHNNTIGKHCEKCKPLFVGSAKGGGTCRPCREFCRGNSAVCLSRDEHKKALENPRLYPLDPNSIQNRVSEGPTEENAVCVNCQNNSVGDKCESCLSGYFLLQGKCEKCQCNGHADTCNEHDGTGCPCQNNTETSSCLSSPQSDRKDCYRQQCAKCKDSFNGTPVNGRQCYRQFNVDTECCFDPTSQTNCFHDPAIRNLPRGRTVFFAAQPKFTNVDIRVTIDVTFGEVEVYVSNSHDTFIVDVDRYSGIHTIKIEEESATRGTTAGIDKDSPPSPIKVFANASSSLGGPVLSHNPLQLQAKPPGADREITEERAEGLITYITVGKPQTVLIVRGVRDRVVITFPHEVHSLKSSRFYIALRGLGTDNKQGESQGLLFLRQDQAHIDLFVFFSVFFSCFFLFLSVCVLLWKVKQFLDFRREQRRHIQEMTKMASRPFAKLTIYLEPEEPQLIYLPSSGGGVGGSTVSLAHARTGKLGGVVVGQRGRAGAVSYKHDPGSGPTAHHHHHLTLGGGGNSGQHLPLHYLNTHHYASTTTGTPASHHHHPSTYSGYQHFCRSDPFLSQLMGFSYSTFKVGPITLEPTDDGMAGVATVLFQLPGGVLAPNRACLGSALVTLRQNLQEYCGHGSGGGHPGAGAGRKGLLGHQHLTTMAM comes from the exons CTCCCAGCAACAGTCACCGCATCGTCTTGAATTTCACCTTCATGGACACAGAGTGTACCTATGATTACCTCTTTGTGTATGATGGTGACTCCTACCAGAGCCCTCTCCTAGCCAGTCTGAGTGGCAACACTCTGCCTCAACCCATTGAAGCCAAGTCTGGCAAG ATGCTGCTTCATCTCTTCAGTGATGCTAATTACAACCTCCTTGGTTTCAATGCAACGTACACCTTCTCTTTGTGCCCTGGAGCGTGTGGTGGTCATGGCCGCTGTGATTCCTCGACATCAAAGTGCCAATGCCATCAGGATTGGGGAGGAGCAGCGTGTACAACCCCTCTGTGCTCCAAAGACTGTTCTGTGAATGGCCAGTGTGACAAG AAAGGAGAGCGCTGCCTGTGCAATGCAGGCTTCCTTGGTCATAGCTGCCAGCTTGATCTCCATGATGACAACGGGGTGGGGCAGTGGTGGCGTGTGAGTGAAGGAAACCCCTACACGCCACCCAGGACAGGTTCTGCTGGCGTGTATCTATCCTCCACTGCCGCCATGTACTTGTTTGGAG GGTTTGATCTGAACAGAGCTCTCGGTGACCTGATCAAATACAATTTCACGTCCAACCAATGGGAAAGCAGGTCTTACGGTCACTATCCT GTTGCTCGTCATTCCCACACAGCAGTGGAATGGATGGGTAACATGGTCATCTTTGGTGGAGAGCTCGCCAACGGCTCCCTGGCCAGTGATGTCTGGATGTATCGCCCACTTCAAGATGACTGGCAACAGCTCGGCTTTTCAAGTACACGTGGGGCTCCTAGACTCGCTAATCACGCTGCAGCTGTAGTAGAAGATTATCTTTACATTTTTGGAG GTCGCACTGAGGAGgatatgttttcctcttctctgtaTCGGTTCGGCCTGCGTGGTTCTGGGCGGTGGGAGACGGTTCAGCCCACTGGTGGGAAACCCCCAGCCACCGCTGGTCACTCCATGGTGTTCCACAGCCCCTCCAGGACATTGCTGGTCTATGGAGGCCACCGCCCCACGACCGCCAG gTTTAGTGTGAGGGTGAACAACACTGATGTGTTCCACGTGGACAGACGGTTTTGGACATCCTTCCGTTCCCGTTTCCCAGCAACAGGCCCCAGAGAGAGAGCTTTCCACTCAGCCACTGTCATTGGAAATTACATGGTGGTCTATG gGGGTAATGTACATATTCACTACCATGAGGAGAAGTGCTATGATGAGGAGATCTTCTTCTACCATCTGGGTTGTCATCAGTGGGTGTCTACTGGGGAGAGATGGTCACTCC GTGGGGATGCAGTGCGGGGGCGTTACTcgcatgttgctgctgtgatggAAGGACGAGTGCTGCTGGTTGCTGGGGGTTACAGTAGTGTTGCCCGTGCAGACCTGGTGGCTTACAAAGTTCCGCTGTTCGTCAGTAGTGATCAAGGTGACAGG GATGCTGTTTGTGCTGAGGCTCTAGATGAAAGCATGTGCCTCAAGAACCCAGAGTGCAGCTGGTGTGAAGGCCGCTGTCGAGAGTACCAACCCACTAATCCG tgtggCAGTACTGGTTGCCTGGGCTTGGCGCGCTTCCTGTCTGATTGCCAGTCCTGTCTCGTGTTCAGTGGCACCCCAGCCTTTCTGGCCCGTGCCCCTGGTGAATTTGGCTGGTGTGTTCAGAATGAGTCCTGTCTACCAGTGTCAG AGCGAAGTGCGTGCCGTGTGGACCAGATCTCAGGGGCGTACGGCTGGTGGGGGGAGCGTACCCTTTTCCTAACCTCCCTCCACTCCTGTCGCACCGAGAACTTTGTCCCGGGACTGCACCTGCTCACCTTCCAGCACCCCCGCAACGACTCCCAGCCTGACAAG GTTTCCATCCTCCGCAGCACCACCATCACCCTTAGCCCCACCACAGAAATGAACGTAGCCCTACAGTTCAGGGGCTTCATCCACCCATTGTGGGGTGCTCCTCCACCTGCAACCCCTCCCACCGATACTGTCTCCATGTGGGCTCGCATCCAGAGGCTCCATTTTGAGGCTCAAATGGCATCAGGTCCCAACTCCAGCCAGCTG GAGGTGGTGGGTCGTTGGGCAGCCCAGCAGGAGAAGGACTTGAAGCCTCTGAGTCGCACAGATGGCAGTAAACTGTTCTCTAACCTGACCAGGGGCAACCATTACCTTGTTCAGGCTGAGGGTTACCTTAATAACTCGGGTTCGGGACAAACCAGTGAGATGGCTCTGATCTGGAACAGAACATTGCCTGGAGGGAGT GAAATCTCCTTCCTGTTCTTGGAGCCGTACCGCTCAGGTTCCTGCTCAGTGTACATGTCCTGTCTGGCGTGTCTGTCCGACCAGTCTTGTGGCTGGTGTCCGTCTTTGTCCCGGTGCCTGCTGCGGGACGGCCCAGACCTTGAATCCTGCCCCGAGAGAGAGATGGGTGAGGAAAATGAAGATCAACGCCATCTGCTGTTGTCACCCCAGCAGTGCACCTTGTGTGAAGAGTACAGAGACTGCTCTGCTTGTACTCAG GATCCTTATTGTGAGTGGCAGATAAACTCCAGCAAGAAAGGAGACTACCAGTGCAGTCGACGGGGAAGACTGGATGGATCCATACGTGACCCAAGAGGGTGTCCTCGAGTCTGCAACCA GAGAAAGACGTGTGGTGAGTGCCTCTCTAACTCCAGCCAGTGTGCATGGTGTGAGTCAGCCCAGGCCTGCTTCTATTTTGCTGCCTACCTCACAAAATACCCCTATGGAGAGTGCAGAGACTGGTACGACAG CGTTCATTCGGTTCCCCAGTGTAAACAGTGTTCAGCTTTGAACACATGCACGGACTGTCTGCGAATATTCCAGTGTGGCTGGTGTGGTGACTACAACAATCCCACAATTGGAAA ATGTTTGAGAGGAGACTGGGCTGGAATGGACGATCCCTCTGTGTATAACTGCAgtgtggctgtggctgaagCACGGGCTGCCAA CCCTGAGCCCCAGACCTCAGCCCCGCCTCGACCCCTGGAAATGGAGATGGAGCTGGAGCTCTTGGAAGACGAAGAGCAAGATGCAATCTGGTCCTACCCCACCTGCCCAGATGTTGAGGAATGTAGACTGGGTCTCCACAACTGTCACCTTTTCGCCACTTGCATTAACACTCCCACCTCCTACGAGTGCCACTGTGAGAGAGGATACACAGGGGATGGCACATTGCACTGCAACCAGAC GTGCTACAATGAATGTCGCGAGGGTCAATGCAGTGGGAGTCCACGATTTGAGTGCGAGTGTTCCCTGGGCTGGACGTCTGACCCCGCCACCCTGGTTCTGAGTGGTGTTGAATGTGATGTGGATTGTGGCTGCAACTTCCACTCCACCTGTATTACTGCTCCGGGTATCTGTGACGAATGTCAGG atTGGACGACAGGGCCTCACTGTGAGCACTGCCGTCCAGGAAGCTTTGGTTCAGCCCTGGCTGGTGGCAGCGGCTGTGTTCCTTGTGAGTGCAATGGCCATGGCGACCCAGTCCAGGGCTACTGTCACAACCAGACAGGCCAATGCTACTGCACCCACAACACTCAGGGACCACACTGCGAGTCATGTCTGCCTGGTTACTATGGAGACCCCAG GAACAACGGCACATGCTACCGCCAGTGCCAGGGCCGTTCTGTACTGCTCTCCCCCACCTCGTCGTCCACCATGCCTCTCTCCTCGTCGCTGGGATGGCGAAGTGGCACAGAAGGGAAAGGAGGACTTTCTCATTGTCTGTGGGTTCTGTCTGTGACTGAGAACCTGGCACCTTGTATGCCCAGACAGCTGTGTCCCCCTGTAGCACTCACGCTACATCCAGACTCCCACACATTTTGTAAA AGCTCATATGTCTATGTGTTTGATGGCCTTCCTCGGTTTCTGGCCAATGGAGTTGTACATTCAGACCACAACCTGATTGGAGCATTTTGTGGCACGACAAGGACCCAGCCTATCACAGTGGAGGCAACCTCAG GTGTGATTTCAGTCTACTTTGAGGCCAACGTCTCGTCGAACAAACCTCAAGGCTTCAATGCATCTTTCTGGGTGCGGCGCTGTCACCAAAGCTCTGACGAAGGTGATGAGGGGTCGCTTGTGTGTCCCGGTGGAGCACAGTGCCAAAGTGGACTCTGCCAGTGCCCGAAGGGATACGGGGGACCCCACTGTGATCGGCCCATTTGCTCTCAGGATTGTGGAAtagcagagggaagaggagctTGTAATACG TctctgggagtgtgtgtgtgctcagacGGCTGGGCTGGCTCAGACTGCTCTGTTCCTCGAGACTCCAACAGCCTAGTCTGGGAAACACTGCTGGACACACAACTGACAGTG AATCAGGCCCACAGGTTCCTCCACAGGATGGGCCACTCTCTGCTGTCTGAACCACAGGGCAATCTCTGGATGTATGGAGGGCTCTCTCTGTCAGAGGGCATCCTGGGAAATGTCTACAG ATATTCTGTGTTGGAGCGTCGTTGGACCCAAATGTTGACAAGCTCTGCCGAAGAGGGCTCGACTCCCAGCCCTCGCTATCACCACTCCTCTGCACTGCTGACCAGTCATGACTTGGGTTCTGGAAGCCACGGAGCCAGTCACAGTTTCATGTTGGTGGTCGGTGGTGTCACTCAAAATGGCGTTGCCATGGATACTTGGAGTCTCAACCTCAGTAGTTTAGTGTGGAGGGAACACAAG AACTCTGTGCTGCCCCCGGTGGCAGGTCACACGCTGACTGTACGCCGAGACTCCTCAGTGCTTTTGATTGGAGGTTACTCTCCAGAGAACGGCTTCAACCACCATCTACTGGAGTTCAGCCCTCATTCTGGGAACTGGACCATTGCCCTACACACTGGCACACCACCTACAG GTTTATATGGCCATTCAGCAGTCTATCATGAGCAGACCGATGCCATCTATGTATTTGGAGGCTACCGCTTTCATGTGGAGACAGTAGAGCCCTCAGGCGAGCTCTATAGTCTGTACTACCCCAACCTCACCTGGTCTCTGCTGGTCCCCTCGCAGGGTAACAAG CCACTGTCCCGTTTCTTCCACACTGCAGCCCTGATCAAAGACACCATGGTCATCGTTGGAGGAAGGACAGAAGCAGAAGACTACAGCAACTCGGTGTCTCTGTATCAGATCAACTGTAACACTTGGATACAACCAG TCTCAGCTATAGGAGATCCAGTAAATCGTTCAGTGTCTCTTGCTATGACAAGCTGGGATGgctgtctcttcctgtcaggAGGTTTCAATGGCGTCACACTGGGCAGACTTCTAACCCTGACTGTGCCCTCTGACCCCTGTGGGCTGCTGCCAACACCAGAGGCCTGCAACAGCACCACAGGCAGCTGTGTTTGGTGTAGGGGAAGCTGTGCTGCTTCTGATACTGCTGAGAG AATGGGCTGTTTCACTGGCCAGTCTCCCTGTTCCCCAACCCCCCGTCAGCCAGACCAGTGTCGAAGACTGAAAACCTGCAGTGAATGCCTGGCTCGTCACCCCAAGACGTTCTCTAGTCAATCACAG GCTGCTCTACAGTGTAAGTGGTGCACAAACTGCCCGGAGGGGGCCTGTATCAGCAGCTCTGTTAGCTGTACGTCTGAACACGACTGTCGGATCAACCAGAGGGAGATCTTTCTGTCCAGCAACTGCACTGAGACCAGCTGCGAGGCTTCTGACTGCCCCAAGTGTACTGCTTCAGGAAAATGCATGTGGACCCGCCAATTCAAACGTACAG GTGAGACCAGGCGCATCCTGAGTGTGAACCCCACCTATGACTGGACGTGTTTCAGCTACGCCTTGCTCAACGTCTCACCCATGCAGGTGGAGTCTTCTCCCCCTCTGCCATGCCCCCCCCCTTGTCACACACTTCATAACTGCAGCCTCTGTCTGGGCTCGAGAGGCTCTGATGGGGGCTGGCAGCACTGTGTGTGGAGCATGGCACTGCAGCAG tGCATGAGTCCATCTTTTGTGCCCCTGCGATGTGAGGCCGGTCAGTGTGGTCGTCTGCTCTCTGGGGGGGACTCTTGCTCTCCTCAGTGCTCCCAGCTCACCCAGTGCTCCCACTGCATTGCCAGGCCTCAGTGTGGCTGGTGTGCTAGTCGTGGGGGCAACGGGGCTGGACGTTGTCTGCAAGGAGGACTTGATG GGGTTAGTGAGGGTGTTTGCCCCCTGAGAAACAGCAGCTGGTCTTTCCTCCACTGTCCAGAGGAGGATGAGTGTGCAAACAGCCATCACCACTGCAACAGCACCCAGGACTGCCACAATCTACCCCAGGGGTATCACTGCACCTGCAAGCAGGGTTACATTCTCAGCAG TATTTCTGGTCAGTGTGAGCCAGTGTGTGCACAAGGCTGTGTGAATGGGACGTGTGAGTCCCCGGGAGTTTGCCGGTGTCACTTTGGTTTTGTGGGAGATAACTGCTCCTCTCAGTGCAGCTGCAACAAACACAGCAACTGTGCTGGTGTTAACAAGCCAGATGTTTGTCTCGAGTGCCACAATAACACCATA GGTAAGCACTGTGAGAAGTGTAAGCCACTGTTTGTGGGCTCTGCCAAGGGGGGAGGAACTTGTCGTCCATGTCGAGAGTTTTGCAGGGGGAACagtgctgtgtgtctgtcccgGGACGAACATAAGAAGGCCCTTGAAAACCCACGGCTCTATCCTCTGGACCCCAACAGT ATTCAGAACCGGGTGTCTGAGGGTCCAACAGAAGagaatgctgtgtgtgtgaactgccAGAACAACAGTGTTGGGGACAAGTGTGAGAGCTGCCTCAGTGGCTACTTCCTGCTGCAGGGAAAGTGTGAGAA GTGTCAGTGTAATGGCCATGCAGACACATGTAATGAACATGATGGCACTGGTTGCCCctgtcaaaacaacacagagacctCCTCGTGTCTGAGTAGCCCTCAGAGTGACCGGAAAGACTGCTACAGGCAACAG TGTGCCAAGTGCAAAGACTCCTTCAATGGAACACCGGTGAATGGGCGTCAGTGCTACCGTCAGTTCAACGTGGACACCGAGTGCTGCTTTGACCCCACGTCCCAGACCAACTGCTTCCATGATCCCGCCATTCGCAACCTGCCCAGGGGGCGGACAGTGTTTTTCGCAGCCCAGCCAAAGTTCACCAATGTAGACATTCGGGTTACCATTGATGTCACCTTCGGTGAGGTGGAGGTGTATGTGTCCAACTCTCATGACACTTTCATAGTAGATGTGGACAGGTATTCAGGGATTCACACCATCAAGATCGAGGAGGAATCAGCAACTCGGGGAACAACAGCCGGGATAGATAAGGATTCACCTCCGTCCCCTATTAAGGTGTTTGCCAATGCTTCTTCCAGTCTCGGAGGTCCCGTGCTTTCCCACAACCCACTGCAGCTGCAAGCAAAACCTCCAGGGGCTGACAGAGAAATCACGGAGGAGCGGGCTGAAGGACTTATCACCTACATCACTGTTGGGAAACCACAGACGGTGCTAATCGTACGTGGTGTTCGAGATCGAGTGGTGATCACTTTCCCCCACGAGGTGCACTCCCTGAAATCCAGCCGCTTCTACATTGCTTTAAGAGGTCTGGGAACTGACAACAAGCAGGGAGAGTCCCAGGGTCTGCTCTTTCTACGACAGGACCAAGCCCACATCGATCtttttgtcttcttctctgttttcttctcctgttttttcctcttcctgtctgtctgcgtcCTCCTGTGGAAGGTCAAGCAGTTCCTGGACTTCCGTCGCGAGCAGCGTCGCCACATTCAAGAGATGACCAAGATGGCATCAAGACCCTTTGCTAAACTCACTATATACCTTGAACCAGAGGAGCCTCAGCTTATCTATCTGCCTTCATCTGGAGGAGGGGTTGGGGGTAGCACTGTATCACTTGCTCATGCCCGCACAGGCAAGTTGGGAGGAGTGGTGGTGGGCCAGAGGGGCAGGGCAGGAGCTGTCTCCTACAAACATGACCCGGGCTCCGGACCCAcagcccaccaccaccatcaccttACCCTGGGTGGAGGAGGCAACAGCGGCCAGCACTTGCCGCTGCACTACCTGAATACCCACCACTATGCCAGCACCACCACTGGCACCCCTGcctcacatcatcatcatccatccacgTACAGTGGCTACCAGCATTTTTGCCGCTCCGACCCCTTCCTCTCTCAGCTCATGGGCTTTTCCTACTCCACCTTTAAGGTGGGACCCATCACGCTTGAGCCCACAGATGACGGCATGGCTGGGGTGGCCACTGTCCTGTTCCAGCTGCCCGGGGGTGTCTTGGCTCCAAATCGTGCCTGTCTGGGCTCTGCACTGGTTACTTTGCGTCAGAACTTGCAGGAGTACTGTGGTCACGGCAGTGGAGGGGGCCACCCAGGGGCGGGAGCAGGGCGCAAGGGGCTTCTAGGGCATCAGCACCTGACCACTATGGCTATGTAG